From Daphnia pulicaria isolate SC F1-1A chromosome 11, SC_F0-13Bv2, whole genome shotgun sequence, the proteins below share one genomic window:
- the LOC124316086 gene encoding polyubiquitin-like: MSSRDTKRINVAAPASLVQENQMQKQFIEFPCSSIRLGSYNLSGSSFIVQVSSTEVLLKSASNNQQSELNVGAFQFDLHFPVKELLEFASHFHPTHPVLFLTFSSQLCQNVSNLLNLDQNGPYWNSQSIKESETRMTLIPHTLDASAIKEIVSMLRKNGRIRINELKVAEATRLLQISIPSSDEQKYLDAFNRAMKSIRVSSSTIPKKNEIEMQIFVKTFSGRTITLTVEPSDTIACVKDKIQEREGLPSDEQCLMFAGKQIGRFDSHTLSEFCIHKQSTLELLSRNP; this comes from the exons ATGTCTTCTAGAGATACAAAACGTATAAACGTAGCTGCACCTGCttcattg GTTCAAGAAAACCAGATGCAGAAACAATTTATAGAATTCCCATGCTCATCTATTCGTCTCGGGTCATATAATTTAAGTGGATCTTCATTTATCGTACAGGTGTCATCGACAGAGGTTTTGTTAAAGTCAGCCTCCAACAACCAACAATCAGAATTAAATGTTGGtgcatttcaatttgatttgcatTTCCCTGTCAAAGAACTGCTGGAATTTGCATCTCATTTCCACCCAACTCATCCAGTTCTTTTCTTGACATTCAGCTCTCAGCTGTgccaaaatgtttcaaatctgTTGAATCTTGACCAAAATGGACCTTACTGGAATTCCCAGAGCATAAAAGAGAGTGAAACAAGAATGACTTTAATTCCCCACACTTTAGATGCTTCAGCCATTAAGGAAATCGTTTCAATGCTGCGCAAAAATGGCAGAATCAGAATCAACGAATTAAAAGTCGCCGAGGCAACTCGACTCCTCCAGATTTCAATACCGTCATCAGACGAACAAAAGTATCTGGATGCTTTTAATCGTGCCATGAAATCAATCCGAGTTTCCTCGTCAACAATTCCGAAGAAAAATGAG ATCGAAATGCAGATTTTTGTCAAGACATTTTCCGGTAGGACTATCACTCTTACAGTTGAGCCTTCAGACACAATCGCTTGCGTGAAAGACAAAATTCAGGAAAGGGAAGGTCTCCCGTCTGATGAGCAATGTCTAATGTTTGCTGGAAAACAGATCGGTCGGTTCGATAGCCACACTTTGTCCGAATTTTGCATTCACAAGCAGTCAACCTTGGAATTATTGTCCCGAAATCCTTAA